From the Malassezia vespertilionis chromosome 5, complete sequence genome, the window AGGAGGTCGATGCGGCAAAAATTAAGTGCACGTGCAAAATGGTGGGCGCTCCGGCTTGCCCATGCCGATGGAAAGTACGCCGCTGGTGCAGCGAAGAGgagatgcgcgcacgcggaATTTGCACGCCGTATCCCCGGAATATGTGATTAGTGTGTTTGAGCCGATAGAGGGCCATGGGGGAAGCTCTGAGACCGATGAGATCGATGCTGTGGACGATGTTTCATTTTACGACATGGTGGACAATGTGCGTGCGACGATTGCCGACGGTGTGCAGCCGCGCATGATCTCCCTGGGCTCTAGCGGCTCCTATGTTGTGTGGACTCGCGAAGAGAGTGGGATGCAAATCGCAGGCGTGTTCAAGCCCATGGACGAAGAGCCGTACGGAAACTTGAACCCCAAGCGCATCTTTTTACGCAAGTACCTGTGGTGGGCAATGGGCCGGCCGTGTTTGATTCCGAATTTTTCGTACTTGTCCGAGGTGGGTGCCTCCTACTTGAATGACCGGCTCGGCCTAACGCTGGTGCCCACGACAAGGCTCGTTGGGTTCTCGAGCCCATCGTTCCATTATCTGTACAGCGATAAAAAACGCTGGGAACGCAATCACATACCCTTGCCCGTCAAGATTGGTTctctgcagcgcttttTGGATGGATACGTGAATGCAAGCGAGTTTTTGCAAAAACACTCGCTCCCGGGCCGCCCCCGCGATTTGCTTGTGGACGATTTGGAAGCGGAAAACCGCGCACACCGACTGAGTCGGCGTAAGGAacgcgcgcgtttgcgcatGTGTTTCATTGGTCTCAAGCGCCTTTTGCTGTGCCGGTATGGCAGGGGTCCGTATGGGAGTTCGCACGTTGCGGATCAAGGTTCGGCGGTACACACAGACGCACACACGGCGTATCCTACGACGAAGCCCATGTCCAGATCACAGACCACAGAAACGTTTGTGTGGaccgagcgccgctggaacGATTTCCGCCACGAGCTTGAGAAGCTGGTCATTCTCGACTTTCTCATGCGGAACACCGATCGTGGCTTGGACAACTTTATGATTTACGTCAACGAGCATCCACGCCCCGGCGAGAGTTCTATCACAATCGGTGCCATTGATAACTCGCTCGCATTTCCGCACCGGCACCCACATGGCCTGCGCGACTATCCGTACGGGTGGCTGTTTCTCCCGACCAGTATTATTGGCCTCCCATTTTCTGACGAGACGCGGCGCCTCTTTCTTCCGAAGCTGTGCAGCCCAGCGTGGTGGCAAAAGACCACCGAAggacttgcgcgcattttctcCCAAGACGCGCATTTCCACCTCCGCACGTTTGAGCGTCAGATGGAAGTGATGCGGGGCCAAGGTCATACCATTGTCCAGTGCTTGCAGAACAAAGAAGATGGGCCCATGCAGCTGTGTGCGTATCCCAAGCGCCTGGTCCGCCAATCGGTGCATATGTTGACACCCTCTGAGCTTCGACTGCacagcgctgcagagcttgcgccggcaagctcggcgcatACGGTTGATGCGACACAGGGCTTGGAAGCGATGGATATGAAACATGGCGCATCGATGGACAGCGACCTGTCGCAAGAAATGCATGCACCACACTCTCTTTCTACCGAGCATCTCGGGAGGAGCCCCGAGTCAGAACCACGCGCAATTGACGTTGTGGAGCGGATCAGCGCGCTGGCTGATCGCGTGGCAAAGAGCGCATTGGAAGATACACAGAAGCGTCGCATACAACCGCAGCGCGAAAGGCCTTTGACAGGCTACGGTGCAGTGCATATCGCATCACAGTCCATGCACACGCCAAACCATCCGTCATCCGTCCCTCAGGGGTCAATGCCCGTCTTGGTGGAGCATTTGGTCCCCGACACGCACAGTACATGGTCCACATGATACCATTCCATCTACCGTACTCTATGTGGATGTTTCCTGTAATGCAATCGCCTCGCGAAGCCGATCTCCTGGATCGTACTGCGCTTCTTGCATTTCCGCCAGGAGGCCGCGCCAGCGGTCATCCTCGCGCTGAATACAAGTCCACACCATGCTAGCGTAGGTACGGCGCGAAGGGATATGGCCCCGTTGCTTTACTTCTTCGAGCAGGGCAAATGCACGTTCATAGTCCGGTTGTGTCAAATACAAACGCGCCATGCGTTCGTACGTCGACGGAGAAGGTTCCAGTTGGCGGGTGTGCAAGCTCGTCCAAACATGTTCGCCAGTACGCACATCGTGCGCAGGAATACAGCAAAGAAGGAGAGCGTTGTGTGTATCTACATCGGGCGTGGCTCGTTCCGTACATACCAAAGCATCCCATATTCTTAGTGCGACGGGCAACGCCGCCAGTTCCGCCGCGGCGTAAAGAATGGCGTTGAGAGCCGCAACAGGAATCGTGTCGTGCGCTAAAAGCGCCTGCTCCGCTTTGagcagcgcctgctcgtCTGCTGCCGAATGTGTCGTAAGTTTCGCAGCGGCTTTGGTGCCCACGCTCACGCCTTGTCGCTGCATACGGCCCAGCACGGAAACAGCGTCTGCGAATGCATGTGTGCGACAAAATGCGTCCAGCACAGGCACAAAATGCCACTCCTTGACGCGCGTACCTGGAAAAAGGCGCGGAATGGCGTCGAGAACGCTGTTCGCGAATTTGCCTTgtcctgcacgcgccgcagtgaGAAGGATGTAGAGCACAAGACCTTCGTCGGGAATGATATCGGCGCGCATACAGCGCGACCATGCATCGGGAAGCGCCGGCGCATAGTCGAGCTCTGCCGCAATGCGCAATACCTCCATCCAAAGTGACTTGGGAGGGGATATAGGACTGGCTTCGAAGCGAAGCGCGAGATCGTAGGCAAGCGCGGGCTGCTGCGTTTCGTACATACATTGCAAAACGTGCTTTTGTGCTTCGTGCTCCAAACTCATTCCTGCATGGAATGCCGTAGAGACGAGAAGGAGTGCATACTCACTGTTTTTTGTCGCCGCACAGTACTGCAGCAAACGGGTATAGGTGGTTGGGGTAAAGGATGCCTGAGCGGCAGGCGATAGGATTGTGTGAGTCGGCGTGGAAAATTCATGCGCCATCTTTTTTACGATGGCGAGCATCTCCGGCACGTTTCCCGCGACAGCAGCGGCCTGCAGTGCCCAATTATAGGCCGAAAGACCTACCTTTTCGCCGCACATTGCTATATCGTCCAAGACGGCCAACGATTCGGGAAGCATTCCTTGCGATGCAAATACGCGTAGCAATGCATCATGGACTGCATCTCGGACGCGCTTTGTTAATGCTTGCTCGACGTTGGGCGCTTGCAAACATTGTTTCAGCCGCACGcagtcgcgcagcgtcccaAAAGCATTGCTTTGCTTTGAATGTGCACCGAGCCGCTGTAATAATTCCTCGATATCTGTGTGCGGTGCAGCCGCCGTGCTATAGTGCCGCCAAGAAACACTCGCTCGGACCAGCACGGGCGTCCATCgaagcatgcgcggcgtgaAGCTACAAGAGGGCACTAGGTATAATTAGAATGTAAGAAAGTCGGTCTTCTTCCACGTGGGACGCTGCGACTAGCGTGTCAATAAAAGAAGCCGGATATAGAGGCTGAAGGCGGCAAGCAGTTCTCTGCCAGAGGTTCCTGTGGACTAAGCAATAGCGCAACCATCGTTGTATCGCTATAGCTTATTCAACTCGCTTTGAATGAAGCAATGGCATAATTGTCCACGGCGCATCTGATCGCGCGCCATTCTCTCCGCCGTATGGGAACGATAAATCTGTCCCTGTCGCTGCACGAAAACATGGTTCACAGCAGAGTGTCACCATTTGTGCAGTTCCGTCCAAACGCGTGCGCTCTCCATGCACAATCTGTACCGCATCGCCGCCCAGCACCGCGACTGCCGCCTCGCGCATCCCTCCACATATTTCGCATGGAAGTGCGCCTTTCTCGTTGCGAACAACGAGCTTTTTGGGCGAAAAGTACTGTCGCGCAAGCGGGGTTTGTgcccagcgctgcaaataGGTCGTGTACGAAAAAATCGGCTCCTTTGGCTGCATGCGGCGAACCCAATCCATCGTGAATATGTGCTCACAATCGCCCATGTGCAGCATCCAATGCGGCTGGCCGAATACGATATGCGGCAAGTCGCGAATGCGGACATTGCTCAGCGTGTTGCCATACACGACAGGGTACGGAAATAAATGCACACCCGCGTCTTGCTTGTCGAGCAAAGCACGCACGTATGACCCATGGAGCGCCGGGTCCAGTTTGCCGTACAGGAAGCCGTCCAAGAGCATACACGTATCTGTTTGCAACATCGCGCCCGTATACAATGGATACTGGATTGTTGCGCCTATGCTGGAAATTTCGTGCGCACCGGTCCAGTGGCCTTGAATCTGTATTGGCGCATCCCCTTGCTTAATCGCTTCCACGTCCCCTTCCCAGCCAACGCGCTCGGGAATCTCCCTGTTGCGACACACGATTGCATTTGCCAACGCTTCCAGTGTTTGGTCCGTCGAGCACTCGATTTTTTGCGAGAGCACCAGCCCGTCATCAATATCGTCGGTCAAAGGCTGTCCTAGTGTATCGGGCATAACACTAGAAAGACCGCGCGTCTTGCGTGTCAGGGCTACATGCCGCCGAGAATAAACGGAAATCTGTACCACCATTTCACGCACGTCATTATTTGGTATCGGGTACGTCGCAATAGGCACCTGGTATTAAGCGTGTTTCCTATACGTACGTTCTCAAGTGCATTTTGATCCTGGATAGGTACGGCCTGAGCATACAGAGGTAGTTGGTCATAGCTGCAAGGTTAGACGAGGTGCGTACGTACGTATCAAAATGAAACGCAGGCGGCACACTTGTATCCAACGCCCCTGGAGAAACGTTTCGTGTATGCAAATTTGACCTGCGCCTTTCCCACGCTGCATCGATGTCGGAGTGGTCATTGGGGCACATTCGTGCGGCCATGTCGGTTTGCCTTTTTTTGaccattgcgcagcgcgcttgtgcctgTCGCATGGCGTCCGCACTCAGCACGCCGGGATATACAGGGTATCGAGGTATACTATCAAGCTCTCGCGCAAGCTCTTCATAGGTAGTAGGtggcgctggcggtgcTAAATCGAGATGTACCATTTCTGCCTAGCGTCGCCGTGCATCGTCACAGGAAAAGCGAACACCTCCACATGAAATGCAGATGGCGCCTTGCCTTCCCAGGGGTCGTTTGCAGTGCCGCCTAACAAGACGCGATGCACACCCATTTACAGCAGCTTTTGGTCTACAGCAATACACACATGCGATACGGGGCTTTTATACGTAGACGCCAACAGCGTTAAACAGAGCGACAACACCGACACCGGCAAGTGCACTCGCAGCCAATGCGACAAGCGGCTCCATAACAGTCATTTTGGTACGCGGCAGCCTGCATTTAGCAAAGCGCAAAGCCAATACGTACGTCGTGTAATAAAATGTGAGCAGGAATGCAATTCCCAGACACCCAATCGCAATGTGCGGCATCATGCTCAGCGGCACTACCGGGGTCAATGGCAAGTATGTGAGAAACTCATTCTGTCGCGTCAGTCTCGTCATGCACGCACTTGGACGCGGTGGTAGTCCTCGAGTGAGTGAgccatggcggcgcagacaAACCGCACAGCGATCCACGGACAGCGGAACCAGCGTCGGCCGAGATGCAAGCAAGGATCTGGAACCAAATCACGCGAGTTGTCCGTAACGCTATCGCCTCGTGTTGaatgcaagcgcttgctgcgtTGGTCAATCGTGGctttcgccgcgcagagcgcgcggGAGAAGTTATAGTTGGTAAGGTTGGACCATTATTTGTCGCGATATACGTGGTGCTTGTCGGTACAGGTGCATACTTATTTTTTGTGGTGATTTTCCCGTCCATCCTGACGCTGCCAGAGCCCCTAGCGCGGCTGCTCAGCACAAGGTCCCCTGCGCATTTATTACTTGGTTTTACTGGAGCTACTTATTCAAGTATCATGCTggagccgcgcgccgctctgcTGTGTCTCCTTGTATCCGCCGGCAGTTTTTACATTATTACCATGATGATCTGGAGCTATTACATGGCGTGCAAAGTACCACCGGGAACCACTCTCGAGGGGCTTTCGGGTGTATATCACGAGCGACGATACGGGCCTGGGAGTGGATACTGGTGGCGAGAGAAGCGCGAACAGGTCGCACATGCAGCTTACCGTCATTCGGGCGTTTCCGACGAGTATGAATCAAACGATGCAGAGACGTCGCTTCCCCTGGTGCATCCGCACGATTTCACGCCTCACTATTCGATACacgagcgcatcaaggCGCGACTAAAAACGTCaccgccaccgccgcccgTCGGTATGGACCTCACTGTGCATTTCCGTTTCTGCAAGAAATGCAAGACAATCCCCTTGACAGAGGCGGTGCTGTGTCTTCCGCCGGAGCTGCGCCAATCGGAAAAGTACAATCGCCGCAGTCAGCTGCTGTGTGCTCAGCGTGATATTGCCGCAACGCCAGAGCTTGCATACAACGAAGCGCAGCTGTATCCCGACATCGCGCCGGAGCTGTTTAACGATGCGGACGATGAAGGCGAGAAAGAAGTGCGTGCGTGGCTGGGTAATGATGCGGACAATGCTGTGCTTGCCCCAAAGCcagagcgtgcgcaccaCTGCAACACGTGCAACGCATGTATTTTAAAGTACGACCATCACTGCCCGTGGATTAATCAGTGTGTGGGCTTGGGCAACGAACGCTACTTTATTCTTTTCATGCTGTGGTTTTCCGTTGGGGCCGGTTTCATGGGCATTGCCGGCTGGCctattgcgcgcgctgccgttTCCAGAAAAATAGCGTGGGATTTTGCGTACGCGCCTCGCCTAGTCTTTTTGCTAATATATGTAAAAGCAGCGGTGATGAGCGTTGTTGTCTTCATTCTCGCTTCTTGGCACGTTTGGCTGGTCGCCCATGGGCAGACCAGTGTGGAGAGCCAGGACAATGCGCAGTACCGCAAAAttgccaaggagcgcaacGAGACATTTGCCAATGTGTATGATTTGGGCAGGATCCGGAACTTGCAGCTTTTCTTTAATGTGGGTCCAGGCATGATGTACAAGTATTATACCCTTTTTCTGCCGATGCATGTACGCCCCTACTCGGACGGATGGCACTGGGCCAAGCACGCTGGTATGCACGGACGACATACTGGAATTAAGGTGGAGGAAGAGTTCACGGACGATGAAGATGCATAACGTCTTGTATTCATATCCTTATTGCCTTGGTCGTAAAATAAGCGAAATTGGTCTACAAAGAGCAAAATATACATCGGGTATACATGCATTGGTGTTACGCAATCTCCTTCTTCGTATCCGAAATGGGAACACCATTGACATGTTCGTACAATTCTTTATCGTTCACATACGCCAATTCTGGGTTTGGGCCATTGGCCGCAGCTTCAATGTCATTCATCTCACGACGAAGTAGCACTTCATTCGCACTCTTGGCGTGGGGATCATCATCACACACCTTGATCTCTCGGTCACTTTCGACACCAAACACGACGAGAATCAGCAGGTATCCTGCTACACATCCAAGCAGGATGGCACTTACTGTGGCAGTATCCGCAATCGTCTCGCCGGGGTGTTTTGGATCGGGAATGCGGATGTTGTTGCCGCCCGTCGTTTCAATGGTAGACGAGGCAGAGCTGGCCATGTTGCCCAGTTGGTATGCGACTCCCGGGAACGTCGCACGGAATGCCGCCGGGGAAATTTCGGTCAAGTACACGGGAATGACACCCCAAGCGCCTTGGACGCCGACTTGAACAAAGAATCCGCCTGCAGCGAGACCCCCAAAAGAGTCGGGCAGAATCCAAGCTGGGACCATTGCACCGCCAATAATAATAAAGATGATCATAGCAATTCGACGGCCCGTGTACTGGGATACGTAGCCGGCAATGAGCCCCCCTGTAATGGCACCACAGTTTGAAATGATGGTCGCCGTCGACGATTGGTCGGCAGTCAAAAGCTTAGCTTTCTGTAACATGGTAGGGTACAAATCCTGCGAGGAATGACTGAAAAAGTTGAAGCCGGTCATGAGCAAAACGGCGTAAATGCACATCATCCACTCCTTCTTGAGCATTTGACCCAATTCCTTTAAAAAGTGAAGCGCGGGGTTCTTTGCGACCGGCTGCAACTTTCGaagacgctgctgctcaaTGAATATGGGGCTTTCTGGAAGCAGTGCGCGTACAATTGCAGCGGCCAACGACAGGCCAGCACCGAGATAAAAGAGCACGCGCCAGTTGCCTTCTTCGCCCTGATACATGGTTTTGTTGGCCCAACCCAAATTCACACCGGCGGCAATCAAGTAGCCCATCGCATAGCCTTGCTGGAGTATGCCGGAAAAAAggcctcgcgcagcaggtTTCATATTTTCCAGCGCTGTCGCCGTTGCCATTCCCCAGATACCGCCCATGCCGATTCCGAAAATACAGCGTACGCCCAAGAATGAGCCGTACTGTTCACAATAGGCAGTGCCGATCGACAGTGCCGCAACAATAAGCAAATTTACAGAAAGGATCCAGCGGCGTCCCAGTCGGTCTGCCAAAATACCGAAAATCACGGCACCCAAAGGGCGGAAGAGGAGGGTTAGCATAATAGAGTAATTGACCTGTTTCACTTTATCATCGTATTCGGGTGTGCCGTCCCGAATAGTGGGAAAGAAGGTAGTCACCAGCTTTGTGACACTCATGGACACAGAGAAAAAATCGTATGCATCCATGATCCATGCAAAAAGCCCGCCCAAAAACCACAGCCATTCCATCAGACCAGGAATGCACAAGACTTTAAGAGGGTTCAAaggcgctcctgcgcggagcttgatgcgctcctctttcGTCGGGATGCGAAAAAGCCCATGCGTTGGATCTTTTTTAAAGACGCGATTCATACCCATAGCGTGGATACAGAGCAGAGCGCCCTGCGGCAGCGTATTATATACTAGTCCATCTCCGCATCCCCCAGCGAGAAACAATTTGGGACTGGGATTTGCGGCCATGACCTTAAATATTGGCGCGGCCAATCAGACAAGAGACCCCAAAGTTAAATTATGGGTGCCCAAATGTCATTTGTACAACCGACTTTGTGCAACCGGCTTCTGCTTGGGGAAGGTGTGTTATTAAAAGATAAGGCGCCTGGGGTGCATCTTCGGCGCAGTTCCTGTGCATGGCCGTTTCGACTGCACAAAACATTGGTGCTCCGCGTACGGTCCCAGGAAGCTCGTTTTAAAGCACACACCTCCATAACCCTCCACAATACccacgcgcctgcgcccgCCGCTGGGCCGAGACGTCATGGTGGGCCCTGCGTGGGATTATATATTAAAGTTTATCATCATCGGCGATACGTCGGTCGGAAAATCTTCTTTGCTTGTGCGTCTCACGGAAGATCGATTTCTTGTCGATTCCGATACGACGATCGGCATTGAATTTGGATCGCACATTGTCGAACTTGGTTCGGGAGAGCGTTTGAAGCTGCAGATTTGGGATACAGCTGGGAGCGAACAGTTTCGGAGTGTACGTACAGCGATGCCCCTCACACCAGATCACGCGATCTTATTACAAAGGCGCAGCTGGGTGTCTTATTGTTTTCGACGTGACAGAGCGCGCCACATTTGAGCACATCCCTGTTTGGCtgcgcgatgtgcgcgagcaagcACAAGAGAATGTATCGATTGCGCTTGTAGGCAATATGACCGATTGCGCCACAGATGAGCGCGCCGTATCGCTCGCCGAAGCGATGGGTTTTGCAAATGAGCAtgggtgcgtgcgcgccacTGCTGACTCCAGACTTTTGTACCGTGAGACCAGCGCTAAAACGGGCGAGgtgcgtgctgctgctaTCTAACCACAGAATGTACTGGAAGTATTTAGTGCCGTCTCTGAGcgcattcttgcgcacCACGGCGAGCAAGCAACACTAGCAACTACGTCCAACGCCATTGACCCCACGAGCCGACACGCGGCATCGTCATCGTGCTGCATTGTAGTGTAATATACCAACAAGTAACGCTATCTATGCCATTTACAAGTACATGCTGAGCTATGCCGGCGTCGCCTCTGTATGCCagtcgccgccgcttggccCGTTGCGCCAGTCGGGTGCGTTCAAATTTGCGCCAAGATCGGCGTGAAAACGCGAAGCGTCCGCCTCGAGTGCCGCGTTGCGGTCCTTCCAGCCCAAGCGGTAGAAATCgttgcgcgcttggcgctctAGCCGTTGCGCCCTGTTCTCGACAGCCAGCTGGTGATTCAGTTCCCGTGCGAGCGCTGGGCTCGGAAGACGCAAATGCATAAAGTTGCACAGACCGCCGCGATTGCATTCATTGGTTTCATTCTGGCGGCATCGCGCCTCGCGAAAATCGCTTACTGGCGACAACTCTGCAAAAAGAGGCCGCTCATTGAACCAGCGATTATTCAGGCGGTCCACCGCGCGTTGCGCATCCTCCTCTGTCTCGTAGCGTGCGTAAACATTGCCGATCAGGTGGTCGCCGACATTGTCGCATACGTGCATCTCGCACAACTCGCCATAAAGACACAGTTCTGCAAAAAAGTCGGTATAAAAGTCGTCAAACTGCTGTTGCAGCTCTTCATCCGAAAGCGGACATTGCGGATCGGTGTGGCGTGGGTTTTGGTACACGTTCGACAGAAGGATCGTGCGAGAAGAAATGGGGTGTATATGCTTCCTTGAGCACCGCTCGCCGTGGCGGCAAGCACCAATCTACAGTCAGTCGTTTCATatcgccgcacgcaccttTAGATAAAAAGAGCAATTATCCTTATCCTGCTCCGTGCCAAAGTTACTGCGGTGCGCCATGGTCGTACTACGCTGCggctgcacacgcacaaaAAGTACGCACGTGAATCACGTGATGCGActccttgtcgcgcgcgcccagaCACAATCTCAGCGCCTGGAGTGGCTTGGATGACAGTAAGCCACCGCAAGCCCCGGCCAGTGCAGCCGAACCAGGACCGGTCTACGGCAGAGCCTGGCGTGCGTTATCATTGTGatgtgtgcggcgccgatATTACGCTTACTGTGCGCATTCGATGCGCTGGTGGATGCAAAGATTTTGATCtgtgcggcacatgctTTTGCACCGGCGCGCAGGTCGGCAGCCACAAAGCGTACCACGACTACCGCGTGATTGAGCAGCATTCGCAGCCCATATTTTGTCGCGACTGGGGCGTCGATGAGGAGCTACTACTAATTGACGGCTGCCAACTGTATGGTGTGGGCAACTGGGCAGACGTTGCCGACCACATCGGCAACCGGACAAAAGAAGAGGTGGAACGCCATTTTATAAATGTATACATTGAAGGAAAGAACGGTCTTCCTTCTGGAGATcaacgcgccgccgatgctgtgctgcaatggcgcgctgcgcacccCCAAGAAAAGCAGCGGTGCGGTGAGGAGCGGCTGCCCGTCATGGGCCCTGATTTGACGTTTGCGTACGATATACCGATCGAGGatttccagcgcgagcgctgcgagcgaatcgagcgtttgcgcgaGATGCAGGCGGCGTTTGTCCCGCCGAAGCCGCCCGCCAAGCCGCTCGTTTCTGCGCCGACATCGCACAGCGAACTGGCAGGCTTCATGCCCGGGCGTCTGGAGTTTGAGCAAGAGTATGAGCAGGATGCAGAACATCTGGTCAAGGATATGGAGTTTGGCCGCGTGTACAGCTTCGGCGGCGATCAGATGCCCAATGAGTACGATGCGCTGGGCGCCCAAGGCGCCACACAAGGGCATGCAAGGATGGAAGCGAGTGGGCGCGGAGGCCCTGTGACCCAGCCGAGCCAAGAAGAGGTCGCAGAGACGCTGGCTGAAGCCCAGGAGCCACAAGCAGCGGACGCGGCGAACACAGGCGAGGCCGACGGCGAGGCCGGCGCGAAGAAATCAGGCGTCTTGTCCGAGCAGGAAGAAAAAGCAGCGGAGCAGACAGACGACCGCGCGCCCGACTGGGACGAAGATCCCATGGACCTGGAGCTCAAGCTTGCTGTCCTAGACATGTACGATGAAcagctcgagcggcgcgcgcagaaaaagcACTTTTTATTCGAGCGCAACTTGGTCGACTACCGCCGCAACAttggcgccgagcggcggcgccccaaggaagagcgcgatttgctcgcgcgcataAAGCACTTTGCGACCATGCAGACCGCAAATGACTTTGAGGATTTCTACCGCCACCTGTGCTACGAGGAAGCCCTGAAGCGCACTGTTCGCCAGCTGCAGCACTACCGCCGCATGGGCATAACGACCTTTGCCGAGGCAGCGCAGTACGACAAAGAGGCCGCCGAACGCACCAAGCGCCAGCTAGAGGCCACCGAAGGCAGCATCTCTGCGCTGAATACCCTCGGCACCGGGCAcggccgtgcacggcaccGCGAGCGGGGTGTGTCGACGATGGAAGAAGCGCACGCCAAAGACGATGCATTTTCCTTTGCCTCTGCGC encodes:
- a CDS encoding uncharacterized protein (EggNog:ENOG503NUI2; COG:A); this translates as MAHRSNFGTEQDKDNCSFYLKIGACRHGERCSRKHIHPISSRTILLSNVYQNPRHTDPQCPLSDEELQQQFDDFYTDFFAELCLYGELCEMHVCDNVGDHLIGNVYARYETEEDAQRAVDRLNNRWFNERPLFAELSPVSDFREARCRQNETNECNRGGLCNFMHLRLPSPALARELNHQLAVENRAQRLERQARNDFYRLGWKDRNAALEADASRFHADLGANLNAPDWRNGPSGGDWHTEATPA
- the ADA2 gene encoding Transcriptional adapter ada2 (COG:B; EggNog:ENOG503NTWG), with product MTVSHRKPRPVQPNQDRSTAEPGVRYHCDVCGADITLTVRIRCAGGCKDFDLCGTCFCTGAQVGSHKAYHDYRVIEQHSQPIFCRDWGVDEELLLIDGCQLYGVGNWADVADHIGNRTKEEVERHFINVYIEGKNGLPSGDQRAADAVLQWRAAHPQEKQRCGEERLPVMGPDLTFAYDIPIEDFQRERCERIERLREMQAAFVPPKPPAKPLVSAPTSHSELAGFMPGRLEFEQEYEQDAEHLVKDMEFGRVYSFGGDQMPNEYDALGAQGATQGHARMEASGRGGPVTQPSQEEVAETLAEAQEPQAADAANTGEADGEAGAKKSGVLSEQEEKAAEQTDDRAPDWDEDPMDLELKLAVLDMYDEQLERRAQKKHFLFERNLVDYRRNIGAERRRPKEERDLLARIKHFATMQTANDFEDFYRHLCYEEALKRTVRQLQHYRRMGITTFAEAAQYDKEAAERTKRQLEATEGSISALNTLGTGHGRARHRERGVSTMEEAHAKDDAFSFASAPGIQLLSLPEQQLCSALHILPQPYLMLKTALLTYSFAHNKALTLEYCQRISPISPRKLQRLYDFFLHHGYLHAVKSAHDWPQETPHSFTPMLRTSPSATPTEASDTPTKRSL